DNA from Chryseobacterium wanjuense:
AGACCTACAACTACGTAAGTTGACATATTTTACTTTTGTTTTTAGATTCATGCAAAATTACTTTTAAAAAATTGGGTGAGCAAATTTGTAGTGGATTTTATTTTTTGGGTGGGTGGAAATTGTGTGGTTGAAAAATAATTGCATTACATTTTCATCTTAACTATATTTGGTTCTTTACTATTAAAACCTATGAACCAATCTCAAAAACATCACTCCTTACCAGTATTTTACCTTAAAGGATTTACAGAAAAGAATGGACAGTTTAAAATATTTAATGTTCAAAGAAAAGAGTTCAAGCAAAAAGGAAAATATTTTTCTCCTTCTACTCATTTTTATATTTTAAAGGACAACACTATTACAACTGATTTTGGAGAAGATGACTTTATGGAAAAATTATATGAAAAAATTGATAATAATTTTGCAAAAATTCTTCAGATAATCAATGCCAATAATTATGAAAATAAGTTTGGTGTTAATGAAAATGATATGCCTTATATTAATAATTTCGTTAGTCAAATTTATTGGAGGTCACCATTTAATAAAAATATAATTCAGGATTACATTAAAAAATACAAATTAAAAGAATTAGGTCTTAAAATCGTTGATAACCAAGGTAATCACAATGAAGAATTAAGTGAAAGGTTTAAAAATGAACCTGAATTTTATAAAACATACAAACTTTATAATTCTTTATTAGATTCAATTCGCGGATCTAATTGTAGGACACAGTATCATATATTTGGTAGACCAAAAGAGTTGCCTTCAATTTGCTCAGACTTTCCAATAATTTTTAATAAAAATAGTGCTATTAAAGTATATGAAGATGACTACATATTCCCTCTCTCTCAAAATAGAATTTTTGTGAAAAGAAATTTAACTCAAAAATTTAATCATCAATTACATTATCTTATAGATCTAATTTCACTAAAACAATCTATCAACTATGTAGCAACGAGTGATGAAAGTTATATAGACTTTTTAATAAAACTTGATAAGGAAAATAATTGTACAATAGAAGAGATCTATTTAACGAACTTATATAAAATACTAATTCAATTTTGAATAAATACCAAGAATTGGTATCTTTGATTAAAATTAAAGCGATGGCAAAAAACACATCCATATTATTAGGCGATTATTTTGATAATTTTATTAATCAACAAATTAAATCTGGCAAATATTCTTCTGCAAGTGAAGTTATAAGAACAGCTTTGAGAATGTTTGAACATGAAGAATCTAAAAAATCAGAATTAATTAATGAATTAAAAAAAGGGGAAAAATCTGGTTTTGCTGAAAATTTTGACCGTAAAGAATTCTTAAAAAATCTTCATCAAAAACATTCTGC
Protein-coding regions in this window:
- a CDS encoding type II toxin-antitoxin system ParD family antitoxin produces the protein MAKNTSILLGDYFDNFINQQIKSGKYSSASEVIRTALRMFEHEESKKSELINELKKGEKSGFAENFDRKEFLKNLHQKHSAE
- a CDS encoding DUF4238 domain-containing protein; this encodes MNQSQKHHSLPVFYLKGFTEKNGQFKIFNVQRKEFKQKGKYFSPSTHFYILKDNTITTDFGEDDFMEKLYEKIDNNFAKILQIINANNYENKFGVNENDMPYINNFVSQIYWRSPFNKNIIQDYIKKYKLKELGLKIVDNQGNHNEELSERFKNEPEFYKTYKLYNSLLDSIRGSNCRTQYHIFGRPKELPSICSDFPIIFNKNSAIKVYEDDYIFPLSQNRIFVKRNLTQKFNHQLHYLIDLISLKQSINYVATSDESYIDFLIKLDKENNCTIEEIYLTNLYKILIQF